A window of Castanea sativa cultivar Marrone di Chiusa Pesio chromosome 1, ASM4071231v1 contains these coding sequences:
- the LOC142621830 gene encoding G-type lectin S-receptor-like serine/threonine-protein kinase At4g27290, with product MDLNSILFQGTILLLLFSWCTNAADSITQSQTISEGRTLVSAGGSFELGFFSPGSSTNRYLGIWYKNIAVKTVVWVANRCNPIKDLSGVLMINNTGNLVLLSQNTTSIVWYAYSTKQASNPIVQLLDSGNLVIRDGNDGNSGNYLWQSFDFPTDTLLPGMKLGWDLKSGLVRTLSAWKNWDDPSPGDFTWRMELHENPEAVMWKGSEEYYRSGPWNGLRFSGAPDLRPNPVFKFNFVSNENEAYYEYLTSDKSVMSRMVMNQTNYSRQRFIWIEADSTWSLYASVPRDNCDSYNLCGPFGNCIIGDSPICQCLKGFQPKSQQTWNPMNWSQGCVRRTQLSCQGKDKDGFLKFGGLKLPDATNSWVSKNMSIEECRIKCLNNCSCMAYTNSDIRGGGSGCAIWYGNLIDIRQLSAGGQDLYVRMPASELGEAKDEQKTRVIVIVIVAVTAAIISGVLLIAYLICKSRTKFREKMENNVIIDRRIKSEREDLELPLFDLATIEKATDNFSSNNKLGEGGLGPVYKGTLIDGQEIAIKRLSQSSRQGLNEFINEVILIAKLQHRNLVRLLGCCIQGEEKMLIYEYMANKSLDSFIFDQAKGKILPWSKRFHIINDIVRGLLYLHEDSRLRIIHRDLKASNVLLDSDMNPKISDFGLARIFERNQTEGNTNRVVGTYGYIAPEYAIDGLFSVKSDVFSFGMLLLEIVSGKKNRGFYHPNHSLNLIGHAWKLWREGRPLELIDVYSDNSWTLPEMLRCIHVSLLCVQQVPEDRPNMSSVVMMLGSESLLPEPKEPGFLIGKNSLGVDSSSSKHQSSSTNEISITQLEAR from the exons atggatttgaattccattcTGTTTCAGGGTACCATCTTACTTCTTCTATTCTCTTGGTGCACCAATGCAGCTGATAGCATTACTCAATCCCAGACAATCAGTGAGGGCAGAACTTTGGTGTCAGCAGGTGGAAGCTTTGAACTGGGTTTCTTTAGTCCAGGTAGTTCCACCAATCGTTACTTGGGAATATGGTACAAGAATATCGCAGTTAAAACTGTTGTTTGGGTAGCAAACCGATGCAACCCAATCAAAGACTTGTCTGGGGTGTTGATGATAAACAACACTGGCAATCTTGTTCTTCTCAGCCAGAATACTACTAGTATTGTTTGGTACGCATATTCAACAAAACAAGCTTCCAATCCAATAGTACAGCTTTTGGATTCTGGGAATTTAGTAATAAGAGATGGGAATGATGGAAATTCAGGAAACTATTTGTGGCAAAGCTTTGATTTTCCTACTGATACGTTGTTACCAGGAATGAAGCTTGGATGGGACTTAAAATCCGGTCTTGTCCGGACTTTATCAGCTTGGAAGAATTGGGATGATCCATCTCCTGGAGACTTTACCTGGAGAATGGAACTTCATGAAAATCCTGAAGCAGTTATGTGGAAAGGCTCGGAGGAGTACTACCGGAGTGGCCCGTGGAATGGCCTTAGATTTAGTGGTGCACCGGATTTAAGGCCCAACCCCGTTTTCAAGTTCAATTTCGTCTCCAATGAGAACGAGGCATACTATGAGTACCTCACCTCGGATAAATCCGTAATGTCAAGAATGGTTATGAACCAAACCAACTATTCCCGTCAACGATTCATATGGATTGAAGCAGATTCAACTTGGAGCCTGTATGCATCTGTGCCAAGAGACAATTGTGACAGTTACAACCTTTGTGGTCCCTTTGGAAATTGTATCATTGGCGATTCACCAATCTGTCAGTGTTTAAAAGGATTCCAGCCTAAATCACAACAAACATGGAACCCAATGAACTGGTCTCAAGGATGCGTACGCAGGACACAATTGAGTTGCcaaggaaaagataaagatgGGTTTCTAAAATTTGGTGGGCTCAAGTTGCCAGATGCTACAAACTCTTGGGTGAGCAAAAATATGAGCATTGAAGAATGCAGGATCAAATGCTTGAACAATTGTTCGTGTATGGCTTATACAAATTCAGATATCAGAGGAGGAGGTAGTGGCTGTGCCATTTGGTATGGAAATCTAATTGATATTAGACAACTTTCAGCTGGTGGGCAGGATCTGTATGTTCGAATGCCTGCTTCAGAGTTAG GAGAGGCCAAAGATGAGCAAAAGACAAGGGTCATAGTGATAGTTATAGTTGCAGTTACCGCTGCCATAATTTCTGGGGTGCTCTTAATTGCCTATCTCATTTGCAAAAGCAGGACAAAGTTCAGAG AGAAAATGGAGAACAACGTGATCATAGATAGGCGCATTAAAAGCGAAAGAGAAGATTTGGAGCTCCCATTATTTGACCTAGCTACAATCGAAAAGGCCACAGACAATTTTTCAAGCAACAACAAGCTTGGGGAAGGTGGTTTGGGACCTGTGTACAAG GGTACACTAATAGATGGACAAGAGATTGCTATAAAGAGGCTTTCACAGAGCTCTAGACAAGGATTGAATGAGTTCATAAATGAAGTAATATTGATTGCCAAACTTCAGCATCGAAATCTTGTTAGGCTTCTTGGTTGTTGCATTCAAGGAGAGGAGAAAATGCTAATCTATGAATATATGGCCAACAAAAGCCTGGACTCtttcatttttg ATCAAGCAAAAGGCAAAATTCTACCTTGGTCTAAGCGGTTCCACATTATTAATGACATTGTTCGGGGGCTTCTTTATCTTCATGAAGATTCTAGACTAAGGATTATACACAGAGATCTTAAAGCAAGCAATGTATTACTTGATAGTGATATGAACCCAAAAATATCAGATTTTGGCTTGGCTAGAATATTTGAAAGAAATCAAACTGAAGGAAATACAAATAGAGTGGTTGGAACTTA TGGTTACATAGCACCTGAGTATGCCATTGATGGACTTTTCTCAGTAAAATCTGATGTCTTTAGCTTTGGAATGTTATTGCTAGAGATAGTAAGTGGAAAGAAGAATCGAGGGTTTTACCATCCAAACCATAGTCTTAATCTCATTGGACAC GCATGGAAATTATGGAGAGAAGGCAGGCCTTTGGAACTAATTGATGTGTACTCAGACAACTCTTGGACTCTACCGGAGATGTTGCGTTGCATCCATGTTAGTCTCTTATGTGTGCAACAAGTTCCTGAGGATAGGCCCAACATGTCATCTGTGGTTATGATGTTAGGCAGTGAGAGTTTACTACCTGAACCTAAAGAACCTGGTTTTCTTATAGGAAAAAATTCACTTGGCGTGGATTCCTCATCGAGCAAACATCAATCGTCTTCAACAAATGAGATATCTATTACACAACTAGAGGCACGATAG
- the LOC142613049 gene encoding senescence-associated protein SPA15, chloroplastic isoform X3, with protein sequence MAINASKVSSGPVVTDRTNVSRFTGSASSFAMSPQHKLQLTSQGIEIRQSSPGRLLKASSSFSGEGLWGICRKPFSFISRGSSLLRRSRKTHNTEAKECVTTYGDCEDVTSAQIGDEEDEHQAMPERTTHSNLGLAEACKYVYNDAKFVNERARNDIFLLSRGIMRLDARARQDLAILESEFLKLNARAREDTEKIDRDMKKRAKHLHHIATILTDKAQSRLKRAADKHWSDGALEADLRLADFRAKQRAMEDALMALELIKNIHDMMVSKMYKFPLRRSKGSLSGNNMMGRIMLEKNGKTLDFFPGEVSTDRIAAIQEAYWSMASVLSEADGIDYTDPEELELLIATLIDLDAMDGKSSVSLLAECSSSPDVNTRSAALSGRFCCT encoded by the exons ATGGCAATTAATGCAAGCAAGGTTTCAAGTGGTCCTGTGGTGACTGATAGGACAAATGTCTCTAGATTCACTGGATCTGCATCTTCTTTTGCCATGTCACCACAACACAAATTGCAACTTACAAGTCAAGGAATTGAAATTAGACAATCAAGCCCTGGGCGTCTCTTGAAAGCAAGCTCAAGCTTTTCTGGTGAGGGTTTGTGGGGCATATGCCGAAAACCTTTTAGTTTCATTTCTCGGGGTTCTTCTCTGTTACGTCGGTCAAGAAAAACACATAATACTGAAGCAAAAGAATGTGTTACAACTTATGGTGATTGTGAAGATGTAACTAG TGCACAAATtggagatgaagaagatgagcaTCAAGCTATGCCTGAGAGGACTACTCACTCCAATCTGGGCTTAGCCGAAGCTTGTAAATATGTCTACAATGATGCTAAGTTTGTAAATGAAAGGGCTCGTAATGACATTTTCTTGCTTTCTCG TGGCATAATGAGGTTGGATGCCCGTGCACGTCAAGATTTAGCTATTCTTGAGTCAGAGTTTCTTAAGCTAAATG CCCGGGCAAGAGAGGATACTGAGAAAATTGACCGTGATATGAAAAAAAGGGCTAAACACCTGCATCATATTGCCACT ATATTGACAGACAAAGCCCAGTCTAGATTGAAAAGAGCTGCTGACAAGCATTGGAGTGATGGAGCACTAGAG GCTGATTTGCGACTTGCTGACTTCCGTGCAAAACAACGCGCAATGGAAGATGCACTAATGGCTTTGGAG ttaataaaaaatatccatGACATGATGGTGAGCAAGATGTACAAATT TCCTCTGCGACGGTCAAAAGGATCTCTATCAGGCAACAACATGATGGGGCGTATAATGCTTGAAAAGAATGGGAAAACTCTTGATTTCTTCCCTGGAGAAGTGTCAACTGATCGTATTGCTGCTATTCAG GAAGCTTACTGGAGTATGGCATCTGTACTGTCTGAAGCTGATGGGATTGACTATACTGATCCCGAAGAG CTTGAGCTGTTGATTGCAACTCTTATAGATCTCGATGCAATGGATGGTAAAAGTAGCGTCTCGCTATTGGCAGAGTGTTCAAGTTCTCCTGATGTCAATACTAG ATCAGCAGCATTGAGCGGCCGCTTTTGCTGCACTTGA
- the LOC142613049 gene encoding senescence-associated protein AAF, chloroplastic isoform X1, with translation MAINASKVSSGPVVTDRTNVSRFTGSASSFAMSPQHKLQLTSQGIEIRQSSPGRLLKASSSFSGEGLWGICRKPFSFISRGSSLLRRSRKTHNTEAKECVTTYGDCEDVTSAQIGDEEDEHQAMPERTTHSNLGLAEACKYVYNDAKFVNERARNDIFLLSRGIMRLDARARQDLAILESEFLKLNARAREDTEKIDRDMKKRAKHLHHIATILTDKAQSRLKRAADKHWSDGALEADLRLADFRAKQRAMEDALMALELIKNIHDMMVSKMYKFPLRRSKGSLSGNNMMGRIMLEKNGKTLDFFPGEVSTDRIAAIQEAYWSMASVLSEADGIDYTDPEELELLIATLIDLDAMDGKSSVSLLAECSSSPDVNTRKAVANALAAAPSMWTLGNAGMGALQRLAEDSNPAIAIAASKAIYELKKQWEINEGDSWRFMMNQETMEEVDSQRADDDPDTH, from the exons ATGGCAATTAATGCAAGCAAGGTTTCAAGTGGTCCTGTGGTGACTGATAGGACAAATGTCTCTAGATTCACTGGATCTGCATCTTCTTTTGCCATGTCACCACAACACAAATTGCAACTTACAAGTCAAGGAATTGAAATTAGACAATCAAGCCCTGGGCGTCTCTTGAAAGCAAGCTCAAGCTTTTCTGGTGAGGGTTTGTGGGGCATATGCCGAAAACCTTTTAGTTTCATTTCTCGGGGTTCTTCTCTGTTACGTCGGTCAAGAAAAACACATAATACTGAAGCAAAAGAATGTGTTACAACTTATGGTGATTGTGAAGATGTAACTAG TGCACAAATtggagatgaagaagatgagcaTCAAGCTATGCCTGAGAGGACTACTCACTCCAATCTGGGCTTAGCCGAAGCTTGTAAATATGTCTACAATGATGCTAAGTTTGTAAATGAAAGGGCTCGTAATGACATTTTCTTGCTTTCTCG TGGCATAATGAGGTTGGATGCCCGTGCACGTCAAGATTTAGCTATTCTTGAGTCAGAGTTTCTTAAGCTAAATG CCCGGGCAAGAGAGGATACTGAGAAAATTGACCGTGATATGAAAAAAAGGGCTAAACACCTGCATCATATTGCCACT ATATTGACAGACAAAGCCCAGTCTAGATTGAAAAGAGCTGCTGACAAGCATTGGAGTGATGGAGCACTAGAG GCTGATTTGCGACTTGCTGACTTCCGTGCAAAACAACGCGCAATGGAAGATGCACTAATGGCTTTGGAG ttaataaaaaatatccatGACATGATGGTGAGCAAGATGTACAAATT TCCTCTGCGACGGTCAAAAGGATCTCTATCAGGCAACAACATGATGGGGCGTATAATGCTTGAAAAGAATGGGAAAACTCTTGATTTCTTCCCTGGAGAAGTGTCAACTGATCGTATTGCTGCTATTCAG GAAGCTTACTGGAGTATGGCATCTGTACTGTCTGAAGCTGATGGGATTGACTATACTGATCCCGAAGAG CTTGAGCTGTTGATTGCAACTCTTATAGATCTCGATGCAATGGATGGTAAAAGTAGCGTCTCGCTATTGGCAGAGTGTTCAAGTTCTCCTGATGTCAATACTAG AAAAGCCGTAGCCAACGCATTGGCAGCAGCCCCATCCATGTGGACTCTTGGAAATGCAGGCATGGGAGCCTTACAG AGATTGGCGGAAGATAGTAACCCAGCAATTGCTATTGCGGCATCCAAAGCTATCTATGAACTGAAGAAACAATGGGAGATAAATGAAGGAGACAGCTGGAGGTTTATGATGAACCAGGAGACCATGGAGGAAGTAGATAGTCAAAGAGCAGATGATGATCCAGATACACATTGA
- the LOC142613049 gene encoding senescence-associated protein AAF, chloroplastic isoform X2 — protein sequence MAINASKVSSGPVVTDRTNVSRFTGSASSFAMSPQHKLQLTSQGIEIRQSSPGRLLKASSSFSGEGLWGICRKPFSFISRGSSLLRRSRKTHNTEAKECVTTYGDCEDVTSGIMRLDARARQDLAILESEFLKLNARAREDTEKIDRDMKKRAKHLHHIATILTDKAQSRLKRAADKHWSDGALEADLRLADFRAKQRAMEDALMALELIKNIHDMMVSKMYKFPLRRSKGSLSGNNMMGRIMLEKNGKTLDFFPGEVSTDRIAAIQEAYWSMASVLSEADGIDYTDPEELELLIATLIDLDAMDGKSSVSLLAECSSSPDVNTRKAVANALAAAPSMWTLGNAGMGALQRLAEDSNPAIAIAASKAIYELKKQWEINEGDSWRFMMNQETMEEVDSQRADDDPDTH from the exons ATGGCAATTAATGCAAGCAAGGTTTCAAGTGGTCCTGTGGTGACTGATAGGACAAATGTCTCTAGATTCACTGGATCTGCATCTTCTTTTGCCATGTCACCACAACACAAATTGCAACTTACAAGTCAAGGAATTGAAATTAGACAATCAAGCCCTGGGCGTCTCTTGAAAGCAAGCTCAAGCTTTTCTGGTGAGGGTTTGTGGGGCATATGCCGAAAACCTTTTAGTTTCATTTCTCGGGGTTCTTCTCTGTTACGTCGGTCAAGAAAAACACATAATACTGAAGCAAAAGAATGTGTTACAACTTATGGTGATTGTGAAGATGTAACTAG TGGCATAATGAGGTTGGATGCCCGTGCACGTCAAGATTTAGCTATTCTTGAGTCAGAGTTTCTTAAGCTAAATG CCCGGGCAAGAGAGGATACTGAGAAAATTGACCGTGATATGAAAAAAAGGGCTAAACACCTGCATCATATTGCCACT ATATTGACAGACAAAGCCCAGTCTAGATTGAAAAGAGCTGCTGACAAGCATTGGAGTGATGGAGCACTAGAG GCTGATTTGCGACTTGCTGACTTCCGTGCAAAACAACGCGCAATGGAAGATGCACTAATGGCTTTGGAG ttaataaaaaatatccatGACATGATGGTGAGCAAGATGTACAAATT TCCTCTGCGACGGTCAAAAGGATCTCTATCAGGCAACAACATGATGGGGCGTATAATGCTTGAAAAGAATGGGAAAACTCTTGATTTCTTCCCTGGAGAAGTGTCAACTGATCGTATTGCTGCTATTCAG GAAGCTTACTGGAGTATGGCATCTGTACTGTCTGAAGCTGATGGGATTGACTATACTGATCCCGAAGAG CTTGAGCTGTTGATTGCAACTCTTATAGATCTCGATGCAATGGATGGTAAAAGTAGCGTCTCGCTATTGGCAGAGTGTTCAAGTTCTCCTGATGTCAATACTAG AAAAGCCGTAGCCAACGCATTGGCAGCAGCCCCATCCATGTGGACTCTTGGAAATGCAGGCATGGGAGCCTTACAG AGATTGGCGGAAGATAGTAACCCAGCAATTGCTATTGCGGCATCCAAAGCTATCTATGAACTGAAGAAACAATGGGAGATAAATGAAGGAGACAGCTGGAGGTTTATGATGAACCAGGAGACCATGGAGGAAGTAGATAGTCAAAGAGCAGATGATGATCCAGATACACATTGA